The Salvelinus namaycush isolate Seneca chromosome 11, SaNama_1.0, whole genome shotgun sequence DNA window GGCTAAGTGGCTGAGAAGTCGAGACCTGATCTCCGTGTTCACCCCTCCACACGTGGACAGAAAACGGGTGACTTCACTCATGCATTCGCTGAATCCCGCTCTGTACTTGCCAAAGACTGATGGATCCCTGCTTATAGCTGCTGTAAAGCCAAAAACATATATTTGAGGATATATTGTTCAGAAAATCATTACAATCGAATTATATAATACAAAGTAGGTCTATCAATAGCTTTGATAAGCTTGGGTAAATATACGACCGTGGGAACTGCGGTGCGTGCCAAATGGGCACAGTCAGATTATATTTATGCAAGTCTAGAATGACTGTAATCAATTAGAGATAAAAAAAAACCTACCAGCCATTTGGAGACGCTGCATATTCCTAAGGTGCTTCACAGTCATCTCAAGGATGTCCGCCTTCTCGAGCTTCGAATGTCTCGAGCTCTAAATAGACATCAAGAAGAAAATGACACATGATTAATAATCTATTTGAGTTTCTTTCCAGTCCATAACGATATAAGCATATGTCGCTGACATAAATGTCTACATGGAATATGGTAATTGccataaaataaaaaaacgtacATCTTTTTTTAGTGCATCCAAGATGAGGGTCTTTAGCTGACCAAGGCTGTCATTGATTCGCGCACGTCTTCTCTTCTCCATAATTGGCTTTGAGGACTTAAAACAAAAAACATgttaataatttaaaaaacaacaatTGACATATAAAAAGCAATCGTTTTCTTTCGGTGCATTTTTGTACCTTTCTGTGCTCTGAGGCAGTCCTTGGTTTATCCGGAGTTCCACTGACCCTCGACGGGGTGGCTGCGACAGAGGATGGGGATGTTTTCTCCAAAATATCAGCTGGCATCTTCAAGTTTTAATATCCCACAATCGTCCAGCCAATTTAAGCAAATCCTTTTTAATGTCCCACAATTGTTATTAAAGAAAGTCCAGCCTATTGAGTAATATTCAAACACCGGTTATGCACTTTTTCTGACCAACGCTGTTCGTTCTAGGCGTTTATGATAATGTAGCTATAGCTGAGGTAAAGTCCTATCAGTGCGGTGTTGATGACAAGTCAACACTGTTACTTTCACCCATGGTTGTATTTATAGAGGAGGCTGCACGCGAACGGCTCGTGTGAAATGTCCCAAAGTTATATTTCCACTGCAACTTTCTACCAATGAGCGCGCGGGACACGTTGCCAGGGATGAGGTTGGCTCGTGCAAGGAGGCCTTGCATTGGCTATCTGGTGTCTTGTTTGTGAGACGGTGGTCCACAGCACCCTACtacactgccctaccaagcaaaaaggcagtaactgctcatttggtcgAAAATGAGGTAATGTCATTTTTGCaacattaaatacatgcttagTCATGTGGACAAatatcctgcctctattgtattgtgttcTGGAGAACATTTGGGTTATGCTAGCAGCAATtgcataaagttactgtgaaaccagGGTAAATAAAATCATTTTATTTTAGTTCCACGCTATGaacagttactgcctttttgcttgatagggcagtacagatgtaggatcttaatttgagccagtgtgctacagcaggaaaaggatcctgcagcaacaggaaatgtgaattattacgtggattataattaatgaacattttttttgtaggggttgttacatttttctttatagcaaatcaagtctgacattttagaGTGGAAATTGCAAACTTCAGAAGACTTTTACAAATGAAAATACACGAtacgtttgcatttcctgctctGCAGGATAATTCTCAGCatcaaaaagtgatcaaattaagatcctacatctgtatatatGATCAACAAATAGAACAGGTTACATTTGATAAAATGTGTTGCTGAAATATGAAGGTTTTAGTTATTAGTAACAGGCAATTAAGGTGAATAAAATACTTGTACTGGACATTAATCCTAAAGTAAGTAGTTCATAATGACATAGAAAAAGTTTGTTTTAATGTTCAAGATACTCAGTGTTTATTTTCATATGTTAAACATTAAATAGCATATTTAAAGTACACCAAATAAATACTTTTTCAGGTCATCGTGTCTGTAAAGACAGCATTCTGTAAACTACCATCACATGTATGTGACTGATAGATTCCATGTTGTACTCAATGACCTTCACATCTCGGTCTTAACATGCAGATGACATGAACTATCACCATAGAGTAGAAGAGTATCAGGTTGCTCTTATTCTTACCTTCTTGACAGACTTCAGGCGCCCTAACGTCTCCTTTCTAAAGCTCCTAAAACCTTTCAGGTCAAACGACCCCAAGGCTAGGTCAGGGTCTGTATGGGCCCGTATCACGGAAGAAACTTGTCATCTGTATCCTCAAATACTTTcttaataatatttacataaaTAAAGCACCAAAGACTGACCTCAAAAACACATAAGAAATTGTGGACACGAAAGGAGCCAATAGCCAGAGACATC harbors:
- the LOC120055488 gene encoding transcription factor HES-1-A-like, translated to MPADILEKTSPSSVAATPSRVSGTPDKPRTASEHRKSSKPIMEKRRRARINDSLGQLKTLILDALKKDSSRHSKLEKADILEMTVKHLRNMQRLQMAAAISRDPSVFGKYRAGFSECMSEVTRFLSTCGGVNTEIRSRLLSHLAGCVSQINTVNFSTQCQIPTYPPHPAHPLLAQAIAQIPSASPQLNGIMPCKSGSPINLTSEMAKLYSGLQIVPAATDGQFAILIPSVALTHMSAPNAIHGNPALAVPVSPVAPPVTADSVWRPW